CTGGAATTGCGCACGCGCCTGCTCGATGTTGAGCACCGACACCCGCAGGTCGCGGTTGTTGGCAAGCGCGGTTTCGATCAGGCCGGCCAGCCGCGGGTCGGTGAAGAAGTCCTGCCAGGGCAGGGCGGCCGCGGCCTGGCCGCCCGGCTGCGCCGGATCGCCCGGAAAGGTGGTGGGCACCGGCGCCGCGGGGCGCTCGTAGGTCGGAATCAGCGAGCAGCCGGCCAGCAGCATGGCCGCGGCCAAGGCCGTGGGAATCAGTTTCTTAGTCATGTGTCTTTTCCTCCGTGATGCCGGCGGCCTCCGCATGCCGCTTGTCGGCCTCATGCTGGCGCGCGCTGCCCTTGAACAGCGTGCGCACCACCACGAAGAACACCGGCACGAAGATCACGGCCAGGATCGTGCCCGTGACCATGCCGCCGAGCACGCCGGTGCCGATGGCGCGCTGGCTCGCCGAGCCCGCGCCCGAGGCGATGGCCAGCGGCACCACGCCCAGGCCGAAAGCCAGCGAGGTCATGATGATCGGGCGGAACCGCAGGTGGGCGGCCGCCAGTGCCGATTCGATGATGCCCTTGCCCTGCGCCTGCAGGTCTTTCGCAAACTCGATGATCAGAATCGCATTCTTCGCCGAGAGGCCGATGATGGTGATCAGGCCCACCTGGAAGTACACGTCGTTCGAATAGGCGCGCAGCATCGTTGCCAGCAGCACGCCCAGCACGCCGAGCGGCACCACCAGAATGACCGACAGCGGGATCGACCAGCTCTCGTACAGCGCGGCCAGGCATAGGAACACCGCCAGGATCGCGAAGCCGTACAGGATGATCGCCTGCGAACCCGCGAGCTTTTCTTCGCGCGACTGGCCCGTCCACTCGAAGCCGAAGCCTTGCGGCAGTTGCGCCGCGAGCTTTTCCATCTCGGCCATGGCGGCACCCGTGCTGTAGCCCGGGGCGGCGTCGCCGCTGATGCGGATCGCCGGATAGCCGTTGTAGCGCACCGTCTGCGTGGCGCCCGTGACCCACTTGGTGGTCGCGAAGGCCGACAGCGGCACCGGCTGGCCCTGCGTGTTGCTGGCGTTCAGCTTCAGCAGGTCGTCGGGCTGCATCCGGGCCGGCGCATCGGCTTGCACCACCACCCGCTGCAGGCGGCCGCGGTTCGGAAAGTCGTTGATGTAGCTCGAGCCCAGGCCCGTCGACAGCGTGGCGTTGATCGCGTCGAACGTCACGCCCAGCGCACTGGCCTTGTCGCGGTCGATGTCGATCTGCAGCTGCGGCGCGTCTTCCAGGCCGTCAGGGCGAACCTGCGCCAGGATCTTGCTCTGCCCGGCCATGCCCAGGAGCTGGTTGCGTGCGTTGATGAGCGCGTCGTGGCCGGCACCCGAACGGTCTTGCAAGCGGAAGCTGAAACCGCTGGCATTGCCCAGTTCAGGAATGGGCGGCGGGCTCAGCGGATAGATGAACGCGTCGCGAATGCCCGAAAGCGCACCGAAGGCGCGGCCCGCGAGGGCGCTGGCCGAATGGGCCGGGTCCTTGCGTTCGTCCCAATCCTTGAGCGTCACGAAGGCGAGGCCTGCGTTCTGGCCCTGGCCCGAGAAGCTGAAGCCCATCACGCCCACCATGCTCTGCACTTCGGGTTGCTTCAGGATGAAGCCTTCGACCTGCTGCATGACCGACAGCGCACGCTCTTGCGTGGCGCCCGGCGGCAGCTGCACGTTCACGATGATGTTGCCCTGGTCTTCCGCCGGCAGGAACGAGCTCGGCAGGCGCATGTAGGTGAACACCACCGCGCCGATGATCACGAGGTAGATGATCAGGTAGCGCGCGGCACGCCGCAGAATGCGCGCGACGACGCTCTCGTAGCCCTTGGCCGTGCGCGTGAAGCCGCGGTTGAACCAGCCGAAGAAGCCGCGCTTCTCGTGGTGGTGCCCCGCTTCCACGGGCTTGAGCAGCGTGGCGCACAGCGCCGGCGTGAGCGACAGCGCCATGAAGGCCGAGAAGGCGATCGAGGTCACCATCACCGCCGAGAACTGGCGGTAGATGTTGCCGGTGGAGCCCGCGAAGAACGCCAGCGGCACGAACACCGAGATCAGCACCACGGTCACGCCGATGATGGCGCCCGAGATCTGCTTCATGGCCTTGCGCGTGGCTTCGAGCGGCGACAGCCCCTCTTCGCTCATGATGCGCTCGACGTTCTCCACCACCACAATGGCGTCGTCCACCACGATACCGATCACCAGCACCATGCCGAACATGGTCAGCACGTTGATCGAGAAGCCCAGTGCGAGCAGCGACGCGAACGTGCCCAGCAGCGCAATCGGCACCACGATGGTCGGGATGATCGTGTAGCGCCAGTTCTGCAGGAACAGGAACATCACGATGAACACCAGCGCAATGGCTTCGAGCAGCGTCTTGACCACTTCGGTGATGGAGATCTGCACGAAGCGCGAGCTGTCGTACGGAATGTCCCATTTCACGCCTTGCGGGAAGAAGCGCTGGAGCTCCGCCATCTTGGCGCGGATCGCCTTGGCCGACTGCAGCGCGTTGCCGTTGGGCGAGGGCTGCACGCCGATGCCGACCGCCGGCACGCCGTTCAGGCGCGCCGAGGTGGCATACGACTGGCCGCCGAGTTCGACCCGTGCCACGTCCTTCAGCCGCACGGTCGAGCCGTCGGGGTTGGCGCGCAGCACGATGTTCTTGAACTGGTCGACGTTGGCGAGTTGGCCGTTCACCACCACGGTGGCCGCAATGGCCTGGCCCGGAATGTTCGGCAGGTCGCCGAGCGTGCCGGACGACACCTGGGCGTTCTGTGCGCGAATGGCGTTGTTGACGTCGGTCGCCGACAGGTTGAAGCCCTGCAGCTTGGCCGGTTCGATCCAGATGCGCATGGCGTTTTCGGAGCCGAACAGCTGGGCCTGGCCCACGCCGACCACGCGCTGCAGTTCGGGCACCACATTGCGCGCGGCGTAGTCGCCCAGCGCCACCGGGTCGAACTGGGGGTTGTCCGAGGACAGCATCACGAACATCAGGAAGTTGTTGCGCGACTTGTCCACGCGCACACCCTGCTGCGTCACGGCGGCAGGCAGCCGCGGCGTGGCACGAGAGAGCCGGTTCTGCACATCCACCTGCGCGAGGTCGGGGTTGGTGCCGGCCTGGAAGCTGACGGTGATAGTGCCGGTGCCGTCGGCCTGGGCCACCGATTCCATGTAGATCAGGCCGGGCGAACCGTTCATTTCGCGCTCGATGACGGACAGCACGCTGT
The Variovorax paradoxus genome window above contains:
- a CDS encoding efflux RND transporter permease subunit, yielding MAKFFIDRPIFAWVIALFVLVMGGVAITQLPISQYPPVAPPAIVINVAYPGASAQTLEDSVLSVIEREMNGSPGLIYMESVAQADGTGTITVSFQAGTNPDLAQVDVQNRLSRATPRLPAAVTQQGVRVDKSRNNFLMFVMLSSDNPQFDPVALGDYAARNVVPELQRVVGVGQAQLFGSENAMRIWIEPAKLQGFNLSATDVNNAIRAQNAQVSSGTLGDLPNIPGQAIAATVVVNGQLANVDQFKNIVLRANPDGSTVRLKDVARVELGGQSYATSARLNGVPAVGIGVQPSPNGNALQSAKAIRAKMAELQRFFPQGVKWDIPYDSSRFVQISITEVVKTLLEAIALVFIVMFLFLQNWRYTIIPTIVVPIALLGTFASLLALGFSINVLTMFGMVLVIGIVVDDAIVVVENVERIMSEEGLSPLEATRKAMKQISGAIIGVTVVLISVFVPLAFFAGSTGNIYRQFSAVMVTSIAFSAFMALSLTPALCATLLKPVEAGHHHEKRGFFGWFNRGFTRTAKGYESVVARILRRAARYLIIYLVIIGAVVFTYMRLPSSFLPAEDQGNIIVNVQLPPGATQERALSVMQQVEGFILKQPEVQSMVGVMGFSFSGQGQNAGLAFVTLKDWDERKDPAHSASALAGRAFGALSGIRDAFIYPLSPPPIPELGNASGFSFRLQDRSGAGHDALINARNQLLGMAGQSKILAQVRPDGLEDAPQLQIDIDRDKASALGVTFDAINATLSTGLGSSYINDFPNRGRLQRVVVQADAPARMQPDDLLKLNASNTQGQPVPLSAFATTKWVTGATQTVRYNGYPAIRISGDAAPGYSTGAAMAEMEKLAAQLPQGFGFEWTGQSREEKLAGSQAIILYGFAILAVFLCLAALYESWSIPLSVILVVPLGVLGVLLATMLRAYSNDVYFQVGLITIIGLSAKNAILIIEFAKDLQAQGKGIIESALAAAHLRFRPIIMTSLAFGLGVVPLAIASGAGSASQRAIGTGVLGGMVTGTILAVIFVPVFFVVVRTLFKGSARQHEADKRHAEAAGITEEKTHD